A single window of Fervidicoccus fontis Kam940 DNA harbors:
- a CDS encoding HAD family hydrolase encodes MDREEVEALVFDYDGTLSPIGSEAGVSRELLDILNLLKNMYKLIVASTRDCRFLMEKIGFFDAFVCSNGLEAIIGDVVVHKKGVLQIERTKKLEELKKMADEECLKVEEKMSLDGKLIGLGISWRRCGEKPNCIDEIIREAIRGELVIEWYQRPFVEVYVDKAGKMEGLKIANAILNIERFAYFGDSESDLESLKNASISVFVRNSYNSHLNPPTTYTVNEGELSSFLAKKFAR; translated from the coding sequence ATGGATAGAGAAGAGGTTGAGGCGTTAGTATTTGATTACGATGGGACTTTAAGCCCTATAGGTTCTGAGGCCGGAGTTTCAAGAGAGCTTTTGGATATTCTCAATCTGCTAAAGAATATGTATAAACTGATAGTTGCCTCGACTAGGGACTGCAGATTTCTTATGGAGAAAATAGGTTTTTTCGATGCCTTCGTTTGCTCAAATGGGTTAGAAGCTATAATAGGAGATGTGGTTGTACATAAAAAGGGTGTACTTCAAATCGAAAGGACTAAAAAGCTTGAAGAACTTAAAAAGATGGCTGACGAAGAGTGCTTAAAGGTCGAGGAAAAGATGTCTTTGGACGGAAAGCTGATAGGTCTGGGGATCAGTTGGAGGAGGTGCGGAGAAAAGCCAAACTGCATTGATGAAATTATAAGAGAGGCAATAAGAGGAGAGCTGGTAATAGAATGGTACCAGAGACCATTTGTTGAGGTATATGTTGACAAGGCGGGAAAAATGGAAGGTCTGAAAATTGCGAATGCGATCTTAAATATAGAGAGGTTTGCATACTTTGGAGATTCAGAAAGTGACCTTGAGAGCTTGAAAAATGCAAGCATATCAGTTTTTGTAAGGAATAGCTATAACTCTCATCTAAATCCTCCAACTACCTACACAGTGAACGAAGGAGAGCTTAGCTCGTTTTTAGCAAAAAAATTTGCTAGATGA
- a CDS encoding fumarylacetoacetate hydrolase family protein: protein MKLLTFSIKGEKKVGLLTEKGVLDLPQAFKKVYKSNYAPDFFYSMKKLILMEKEAKKLIEEIEAKSLDLDLEGNIYLKKGEFKWEPPVLDSEKFLCVAVNYKQHGQESGLKPPSRPYFFPKFPTSLVGHEDNILKPKVSEKVDWEVELGVVIGKAGKYIKKDDADEHIFGYTIVNDITMRDWQFPPLGSLGLDWIGGKTMDLSTPVGPYIVTKDEIDNPNNLKLYLRVNGSIEQNGSTNDLIFNVEELIEWSSKGITLRPGDIISTGTPSGVGHSKNKYLKGGDEVEAEVEKIGILRNFVVEEL, encoded by the coding sequence TTGAAGCTCTTAACTTTTTCAATTAAAGGAGAGAAGAAAGTTGGCCTTCTTACTGAGAAGGGAGTATTAGATCTTCCTCAGGCATTTAAGAAAGTGTATAAAAGCAACTATGCTCCCGACTTTTTTTACTCAATGAAGAAGCTAATACTTATGGAAAAAGAAGCCAAAAAGCTCATAGAAGAAATAGAAGCAAAGAGTTTAGATTTAGATCTTGAGGGTAATATATATCTCAAAAAAGGAGAGTTCAAATGGGAACCTCCAGTTCTAGATAGTGAAAAATTCTTGTGTGTAGCAGTAAATTACAAGCAGCATGGTCAGGAGAGCGGGCTAAAACCTCCTTCTCGACCCTATTTCTTTCCGAAGTTTCCAACTTCGCTAGTAGGGCATGAGGATAATATTCTTAAGCCAAAAGTTTCAGAGAAGGTTGATTGGGAAGTTGAGCTTGGAGTTGTTATCGGAAAAGCTGGAAAATATATTAAGAAAGACGACGCCGATGAGCACATTTTTGGATATACAATAGTAAATGACATTACGATGAGAGATTGGCAGTTTCCGCCACTAGGCTCTCTCGGGCTGGACTGGATCGGCGGAAAGACCATGGATCTATCTACACCTGTCGGTCCATACATAGTTACAAAAGATGAAATAGATAATCCAAACAATTTGAAGCTATACCTGAGGGTCAATGGATCTATTGAACAAAACGGTAGCACAAATGACCTAATTTTCAATGTAGAAGAGCTAATAGAATGGTCCTCTAAAGGAATTACGCTTAGACCTGGAGATATAATTTCTACTGGCACACCTTCTGGTGTTGGACACAGCAAGAATAAGTACCTTAAAGGAGGAGATGAAGTCGAGGCAGAAGTTGAGAAAATAGGCATTCTCAGAAACTTCGTTGTTGAAGAGCTGTAA
- a CDS encoding methyltransferase: protein MTHVLLSRITKLFKYKGLYVYIPEGVFNPTFTLSTSLIIDYLNEFKPKGKVLEIGCGTGAISIYIAKKFGLKSYCTDISEVALATAKINSKINGVEKNIEVLKTEKLRYVASFDLVITNPPYLPLEPIDSLDLNWCGGRDLNLLKEAILLGRKALRKKGEMIITLSSLTDLTLLDDFLKKQGFFMVGIKRRVSPFDLVFLYHLKLQI from the coding sequence TTGACTCATGTCCTTTTAAGCAGAATAACCAAGCTCTTCAAATACAAAGGGCTATATGTTTACATCCCAGAAGGCGTTTTTAATCCAACTTTCACATTATCTACAAGCCTCATAATAGATTATCTTAACGAATTTAAACCTAAAGGAAAAGTCCTAGAAATTGGGTGTGGAACTGGAGCCATTTCCATATATATTGCAAAGAAATTTGGTCTCAAAAGTTATTGCACAGATATAAGCGAAGTAGCGCTTGCTACTGCAAAAATAAATTCAAAAATTAATGGCGTAGAGAAAAATATTGAGGTTTTGAAAACGGAGAAACTTAGGTATGTTGCTAGTTTTGATTTAGTAATAACAAATCCTCCCTACCTTCCTCTTGAACCTATAGACTCTTTAGACTTAAATTGGTGCGGCGGCAGAGATTTAAATTTACTAAAAGAGGCAATATTGTTGGGAAGAAAAGCTCTCAGAAAAAAGGGAGAGATGATAATAACGTTATCCTCACTAACTGATTTGACTCTTTTAGATGATTTTCTTAAGAAACAAGGATTTTTTATGGTAGGAATAAAAAGAAGAGTTTCTCCTTTTGATTTAGTTTTCCTTTATCATCTTAAACTTCAAATTTAA
- a CDS encoding MFS transporter, whose protein sequence is MKTSDNRRILEVLSVTTLASFIAGFNARLAVVGLPTIAGEIGADVWSMIWIIQGFMLGSTIFQLIIGRLTDLYGRVRLFTIGIGIFTIGALLSGLSSNPAFLIISRTVQGIGGAFLMSISITILTDNVPPSRLGTWLGVNQVAWRIGALLGLTLSGFIIDLLSWHWIFLIQVPIGVIVLFWTRIRLKEVYKPKENIFIDIKGFTFFTLSLTLSLIGLTMVGYGYRDYSYILLALSVAFLAIFVYSELKTTHPALDLRLFKIWQFSGGIISQLLYSIGFGASLTLLAIYMQSVLGYSPSETGILLVPYEASFLVFGIIGGRLSDILGFAPVTVAGLAVGSISLFLLSLAGSIPMIIFAEVILGVGTGLFVSPNTSSIMTSVPPDRRGVASSIRTVSFNVGFAISLNIAILTMTQKIPYTLASHLIVLGGILPSDSSLTIELTELGEAIKHSFLVQALIMALAIPFSISRMKKVEMNKKSN, encoded by the coding sequence GTGAAGACTAGCGACAATAGAAGAATTCTCGAAGTTCTCTCAGTAACTACATTAGCAAGCTTTATTGCAGGATTCAATGCGAGGCTTGCAGTAGTAGGTCTCCCTACGATAGCTGGGGAAATAGGGGCAGACGTTTGGAGCATGATATGGATTATACAGGGATTTATGTTAGGCTCAACAATATTCCAGCTCATAATAGGAAGGCTAACAGACTTATACGGAAGGGTAAGGCTCTTCACAATAGGTATAGGAATCTTTACAATTGGAGCTCTACTTTCCGGATTGAGCAGTAATCCAGCCTTTCTTATAATCTCGAGGACGGTACAGGGCATTGGAGGAGCCTTTCTAATGAGCATCTCCATTACAATTCTCACAGACAATGTTCCGCCTTCTAGGCTTGGCACATGGCTTGGAGTAAACCAAGTTGCATGGAGGATTGGTGCATTACTGGGCTTAACGTTGAGCGGATTTATAATAGATCTTCTTAGCTGGCATTGGATATTTCTAATACAAGTTCCTATAGGAGTAATAGTACTCTTTTGGACTCGAATAAGGCTCAAAGAAGTCTATAAGCCAAAAGAAAACATTTTTATTGACATAAAAGGCTTCACTTTCTTTACACTATCATTAACACTTTCCCTTATAGGACTAACTATGGTTGGCTATGGCTATAGGGACTATTCATATATATTACTTGCATTATCTGTTGCATTTCTCGCAATATTTGTTTATTCGGAGCTAAAGACAACTCATCCTGCCTTGGATTTGCGTCTTTTTAAAATATGGCAGTTTTCAGGCGGTATAATTTCACAGCTACTCTACTCTATAGGCTTTGGAGCGTCGTTGACATTGCTAGCAATATATATGCAGAGCGTTCTAGGGTATTCACCGAGCGAAACAGGAATACTTTTAGTCCCATACGAGGCAAGCTTTTTGGTTTTCGGTATTATAGGTGGAAGACTTTCCGATATCCTTGGATTCGCACCGGTTACCGTTGCCGGTTTAGCAGTGGGTTCTATATCTCTTTTTTTACTTTCGTTAGCAGGATCCATACCAATGATAATATTTGCGGAAGTTATACTCGGTGTAGGTACAGGTTTGTTTGTCTCCCCAAATACGAGTTCAATTATGACTTCAGTCCCTCCGGACAGAAGAGGGGTCGCATCTTCAATTAGGACAGTATCGTTTAATGTAGGCTTTGCAATTAGCTTGAACATAGCAATTCTCACTATGACTCAAAAAATTCCTTATACACTAGCATCTCATCTGATAGTTTTGGGTGGCATACTTCCCAGCGATAGCTCGCTTACAATTGAGCTAACCGAGCTTGGAGAAGCGATCAAACATTCATTTCTGGTGCAGGCTCTTATTATGGCTCTAGCAATTCCATTCAGCATAAGCAGAATGAAAAAAGTTGAAATGAACAAAAAAAGTAATTAA